The segment GGCACCTTGCAGGCGGCAGCGGACAGCGAAGAGGCAGAAGACACCGTACGAGCGGTGCGCACCGCCGTGCACGCGGTGCCGGACGCGGACGCGAAGGTCGGCGGCATGACCGCGATGGTGATGGACATCAACGAGGCGAACAAGCACGACAACCGGCTGATCATCCCGCTGGTGCTGCTCGTCGTCCTGGCGATCCTCGGCGTGCTGCTGCGGGCCGTCGTCGCGCCGCTGATCCTGATCGCCACCGTCGTGCTGTCGTTCGCCGCCGCGCTCGGCGTCAGCGCCCTGGTGTTCCGGCACGTCTTCGGGTTCGCCGGGGAGGACACCGCGTTCCCGCTGTTCGTCTTCGTCTTCCTGGTCGCGCTCGGTATCGACTACAACATCTTCCTGATGACCCGGGTCCGCGAGGAGGCCTGGCAGCACGGAACCCGCCGCGGCGCGCTGATCGGCCTCGCCGCGACCGGCGGCGTGATCACCTCAGCCGGTCTGGTCCTGGCCGGCACCTTCGCGGCGCTCGGCAGCCTGCCGCTGGTGGCGTTCGCCGAGATCGGTTTCGCGGTCGCGTTCGGCGTGCTGCTGGACACCCTGGTGGTGCGCTCGGTGCTGGTCACCGCCCTGAACCTGGACCTCGGCCGCTGGATGTGGTGGCCCAGCAAGCTTGCCCGGGTGCCGGACGAGCCACCCGGCGAGACCCCGGTCTCCCCGGCCCCGGCGACCCTCACCGGCCAGGCCGCGGACTAGCCGTCCAGCGCCGGGGCCGGCCCGGTCCCGGGGCCGGTCGCGTTGTCACAGTCTGAACGCGTGCTTTCCCGGTGCTGAAGGTCCCGCGCAGAGTCCGGGTGGGGGACGGACGAGGCGAGGGGAGAAGCGATGAAGGCTGTCCGGGTGCACTCCTACGGCAAGCGGCCGAGCGTGGACGAGGTGCCGGATCCCGTGGTCAGCGGGCCGTGGGACGTGCTGGTTCAGGTGGGGGCGGCCGGTCTCTGCCGTACCGATCTGCACATCGTCGAAGGGCAGTGGGCCGAGAAGTCCGGCGTACAGCTGCCGTACGTCATCGGTCATGAGAATGCGGGCTGGGTGCGCGCGGTGGGCAGCGCCGTCACCAATGTCGCCGAAGGCGACGCGGTGATCCTGCATCCGCTGGTGACGTGCGGGTTGTGCCTGCCGTGCCGGCGTGGCGACGACGTGCACTGCGAGAACTCGCGGTTCCCGGGGATCGACTGCGACGGCGGCATGGCCGAACTGCTGCTGACCAACGCCCGGTCCGTGGTGAAGCTGGCGGACGGGCTGGAACCGGCCGCCGTGGCCGCGCTCGCGGATGCCGGCCTGACCGCCTACCACGCGGTGCGCAAAGCGGTGCCGCTGCTGTATCCCGGGACGACCTGCGTGGTGATCGGCGCCGGCGGGCTCGGGCACATCGGGATCCAGTGCCTGCTGGCGATGACCGCGGCGAAGGTGATCGTGGTGGATCCGAGCGAGCGGGCGCAGAGCCTGGCCCGCGAGCTCGGCGCGCACGAGGTCACCGACCGCACCGACGAGCTGACCGATTCCGCACACGTCG is part of the Actinoplanes sp. NBC_00393 genome and harbors:
- a CDS encoding NAD(P)-dependent alcohol dehydrogenase — protein: MKAVRVHSYGKRPSVDEVPDPVVSGPWDVLVQVGAAGLCRTDLHIVEGQWAEKSGVQLPYVIGHENAGWVRAVGSAVTNVAEGDAVILHPLVTCGLCLPCRRGDDVHCENSRFPGIDCDGGMAELLLTNARSVVKLADGLEPAAVAALADAGLTAYHAVRKAVPLLYPGTTCVVIGAGGLGHIGIQCLLAMTAAKVIVVDPSERAQSLARELGAHEVTDRTDELTDSAHVVLDFVGEQGAEAAGLAMTRRAGSYYVIGYGGSVNIPTIDLISTERNIVGNLVGSYTDLDELMTLAAQGKVTLHTKQYQLSAVNEAIDDLETGRLAGRGILVP